The Budorcas taxicolor isolate Tak-1 chromosome 2, Takin1.1, whole genome shotgun sequence genome window below encodes:
- the LOC128067280 gene encoding intestinal-type alkaline phosphatase, whose amino-acid sequence MQGACMLLLLGLQLQLSFGIIPVEEEDPAFWNRQAAQALDVAKKLQPIQTAAKNVILFLGDGMGVPTVTATRILKGQMNGKLGPETPLAMDQFPYVALSKTYNVDRQVPDSAGTATAYLCGVKGNYKTIGVSAAARYNQCNTTSGNEVTSVMNRAKKAGKSVGVVTTSRVQHASPAGAYAHTVNRNWYSDADLPADAQTYGCQDIATQLVYNMDIDVILGGGRMYMFPEGTPDPEYPYDVNQTGVRKDKRNLVQEWQAKHQGAQYVWNRTALLQAASDSSVTHLMGLFEPADMKYNVQQDHTKDPTLEEMTEAALQVLSRNPQGFYLFVEGGRIDHGHHEGKAYMALTDTVMFDNAIAKANELTSELDTLILVTADHSHVFSFGGYTLRGTSIFGLAPSKALDSKSYTSILYGNGPGYALGGGSRPDVNDSTSEDPSYRQQAAVPLASETHGGEDVAVFARGPQAHLVHGVQEETFLAHVMAFAGCVEPYTDCNLPDPAGVSDAAHLAASLPSLALLAGAMLLLLAPTLY is encoded by the exons ATGCAGGGggcctgcatgctgctgctgctgggcctgCAGCTACAACTCTCCTTTGGCATCATCCCAG TCGAGGAGGAAGACCCTGCCTTCTGGAACCGCCAGGCAGCCCAGGCTCTCGATGTGGCTAAGAAGCTGCAGCCCATCCAGACAGCTGCCAAGAATGTCATCCTCTTCTTGGGGGATG GGATGGGAGTGCCTACGGTGACAGCCACTCGGATTCTAAAGGGGCAGATGAATGGCAAGCTGGGACCTGAGACACCCCTGGCCATGGACCAGTTCCCATATGTGGCTCTGTCCAAG ACATACAACGTGGACAGACAGGTGCCAGACAGCGCAGGCACAGCCACCGCCTACCTGTGTGGGGTCAAGGGCAACTATAAGACCATTGGTGTAAGTGCAGCCGCCCGCTACAACCAGTGCAACACGACAAGTGGGAATGAGGTCACGTCTGTGATGAACCGGGCCAAGAAAGCAG GCAAGTCAGTGGGAGTGGTGACCACCTCCAGGGTGCAGCACGCCTCCCCAGCCGGGGCCTACGCGCACACGGTGAACCGAAACTGGTACTCAGACGCCGACCTGCCTGCCGATGCCCAGACATATGGCTGCCAGGACATCGCCACTCAGCTGGTCTACAACATGGACATTGAT GTGATCCTGGGTGGAGGCCGAATGTACATGTTTCCTGAGGGCACCCCAGACCCTGAATACCCATATGATGTTAATCAGACCGGAGTCCGGAAGGACAAGCGGAATCTGGTGCAGGAGTGGCAGGCCAAGCACCAG GGAGCCCAGTATGTGTGGAACCGCACAGCGCTCCTTCAGGCAGCCAGTGACTCCAGTGTAACACACCTCATGG GCCTCTTTGAGCCGGCAGACATGAAGTATAATGTTCAGCAAGACCACACCAAAGACCCGACCCTGGAGGAGATGACGGAGGCGGCCTTGCAAGTGCTGAGCAGGAACCCCCAGGGCTTCTACCTCTTTGTGGAGG GAGGCCGCATTGACCACGGTCACCATGAAGGCAAAGCTTATATGGCGCTGACTGATACAGTCATGTTTGACAATGCCATCGCCAAGGCTAACGAGCTCACTAGCGAACTGGACACGCTGATCCTTGTCACTGCAGACCATTCCCATGTCTTCTCTTTTGGTGGCTACACACTGCGTGGGACCTCCATTTTCG GTCTGGCCCCCAGCAAGGCCTTAGACAGCAAGTCCTACACCTCCATCCTCTACGGCAATGGCCCTGGCTACGCACTTGGCGGGGGCTCGAGGCCTGATGTTAATGACAGCACAAGCG AGGACCCCTCGTACCGGCAGCAGGCGGCTGTGCCCCTGGCTAGCGAGACCCACGGGGGCGAAGACGTGGCAGTGTTCGCACGCGGCCCTCAGGCGCACCTGGTGCACGGCGTGCAGGAGGAGACCTTCCTGGCGCACGTCATGGCCTTTGCGGGCTGCGTGGAGCCCTACACCGACTGCAATCTGCCGGACCCCGCCGGCGTCTCTGACGCCGCGCACCTGGCAGCCAGCCTGCCTTCACTGGCTCTGTTGGCCGGggcgatgctgctgctgctggctcccACCTTGTACTAA